A single genomic interval of Pyrobaculum arsenaticum DSM 13514 harbors:
- a CDS encoding adenosine-specific kinase, producing the protein MAIKFDVVEVPIPQGTNVIIGHSHFIKTVEDLYEALVTSVPGIKFGIAFCEASGKRLIRHEANDDELRNLAIEVCKKIAAGHVFVIYIRNAWPINVLNTIKNVQEVVRIYAATANPLKVIVAEVEPERRGVVGVVDGHSPLGVETEADREERKKFLRDVTKYKL; encoded by the coding sequence ATGGCGATTAAGTTCGATGTTGTGGAAGTGCCCATACCCCAAGGCACCAACGTCATCATCGGCCACTCCCACTTCATAAAAACCGTCGAGGACCTCTACGAGGCCCTAGTCACCTCAGTCCCCGGAATCAAGTTCGGCATCGCGTTCTGCGAGGCCTCGGGAAAGCGCCTTATTAGACACGAGGCAAACGACGACGAGCTGAGAAACCTCGCCATAGAGGTGTGTAAAAAAATCGCCGCAGGCCACGTCTTCGTCATATACATACGCAACGCGTGGCCCATAAACGTGCTCAACACCATTAAAAACGTCCAGGAAGTCGTCAGGATATACGCCGCCACAGCCAACCCGCTTAAGGTAATAGTGGCGGAGGTAGAGCCGGAGCGCCGCGGCGTCGTCGGCGTAGTAGACGGCCACTCGCCGCTGGGCGTAGAGACCGAGGCGGACAGAGAAGAGAGGAAGAAGTTCTTGAGAGACGTCACCAAGTACAAACTTTGA
- a CDS encoding Fur family transcriptional regulator, which translates to METSQMVQVLRDRGYRVTPQRMEVINIVMEKLRRREHPTFNDILNEVRQKMPTISTSTVYSILQILEESGYVVSFEHNGRTYYDSAMPHLNILCINKNKVVDMEVDEVVEALKRRGITPVAITVKAVCKDQ; encoded by the coding sequence ATGGAGACTTCCCAGATGGTCCAAGTCTTGAGAGATCGGGGATACAGAGTGACGCCGCAGAGGATGGAGGTTATTAATATAGTTATGGAGAAGTTGCGGAGGCGGGAGCACCCGACGTTTAACGATATTCTGAACGAGGTGAGGCAGAAAATGCCGACTATAAGTACAAGTACTGTGTATTCAATATTACAGATCCTTGAGGAGTCGGGGTACGTCGTGTCGTTTGAGCACAACGGCAGGACGTACTACGACAGCGCTATGCCTCATCTCAACATACTGTGTATAAACAAAAACAAGGTAGTAGACATGGAGGTGGACGAAGTTGTGGAGGCGTTAAAAAGGCGGGGGATAACGCCGGTGGCTATCACAGTGAAGGCTGTTTGTAAAGATCAGTAG
- a CDS encoding NAD(P)/FAD-dependent oxidoreductase: MYDFVVVGAGIVGVATAYHLKRLSPRSRVLVIDQHPGVGMGDTAKSAAAFRTAFTSWVNRVLAKTSVGFYREVQEGGVDLGMRFVGYLFLVPQENAEAMLKVAEELRGMGSAVELYRELGRSVRFRVSDDEEAREMGLPDVALGLLVKEAGIMDPEKLVKYYYEEYSKMGGEVLFNTKALGVVFAPKKPLGIPGEPFPWQEVRAAGVETSAGVIEAKNVIIATGAWTERFMDAAGFGLPLKPRKRQVFVVKADGELRQLLETGLADREYGPMIILPKGVYMRPEPGEGTYWIGVADRRPFGFEEEPQAEEQLWRYGIYPVLTKYVPAAEGRAPQNAWAGHYDENVVDYQPVVDRLAEGLYVAAGTSGSGIMKADAIGRIAAYLALGYGKAELYGGVVVDSNVLRHNRCFEEERLVI, encoded by the coding sequence ATGTACGACTTCGTCGTCGTGGGGGCCGGCATCGTCGGCGTGGCCACGGCCTACCACCTAAAACGCCTCTCGCCCCGTTCTAGAGTTTTGGTAATTGACCAACACCCAGGAGTTGGGATGGGGGACACCGCAAAGTCGGCGGCGGCGTTTCGAACCGCCTTCACTTCTTGGGTAAACCGCGTCTTGGCTAAGACCAGTGTGGGGTTCTACCGCGAAGTCCAAGAGGGTGGGGTTGATCTTGGAATGAGGTTTGTGGGTTACCTCTTTCTTGTCCCTCAAGAAAACGCGGAGGCTATGCTCAAGGTGGCCGAGGAGCTGAGGGGCATGGGCTCCGCCGTGGAGCTGTACCGCGAGCTGGGCAGGTCTGTGAGGTTTAGGGTTTCCGACGACGAGGAGGCCAGGGAGATGGGGCTTCCAGACGTTGCCTTGGGGTTGCTAGTCAAGGAGGCCGGCATCATGGACCCGGAGAAGCTGGTGAAGTACTACTACGAGGAGTACAGCAAGATGGGCGGCGAGGTCTTGTTCAACACCAAGGCGCTGGGGGTGGTCTTTGCGCCTAAGAAGCCGCTGGGCATCCCAGGGGAGCCCTTCCCCTGGCAGGAAGTGAGAGCCGCCGGCGTGGAGACAAGCGCGGGGGTCATAGAAGCGAAGAACGTCATAATCGCCACGGGGGCCTGGACTGAGAGGTTTATGGACGCGGCGGGCTTTGGACTGCCGCTTAAGCCTAGGAAGAGGCAGGTCTTCGTGGTGAAGGCAGACGGCGAGCTTCGGCAACTACTAGAAACGGGGCTGGCCGACAGGGAATACGGCCCCATGATAATCCTCCCCAAGGGGGTGTACATGCGGCCAGAGCCGGGGGAGGGGACCTACTGGATTGGTGTGGCCGACAGGAGGCCCTTCGGCTTCGAGGAGGAGCCCCAGGCGGAGGAGCAGTTGTGGCGGTACGGGATATACCCAGTGTTGACGAAGTATGTCCCAGCCGCCGAGGGCCGGGCGCCTCAGAACGCGTGGGCTGGGCACTACGACGAGAACGTGGTGGACTACCAGCCTGTTGTCGATCGCCTCGCCGAGGGGCTGTACGTGGCTGCCGGGACGAGCGGCTCTGGGATTATGAAGGCAGACGCCATAGGGCGCATCGCCGCGTATCTAGCCCTGGGTTATGGAAAGGCTGAGCTTTATGGCGGGGTGGTGGTGGACAGCAACGTCCTTCGTCATAATAGGTGTTTCGAGGAGGAGCGGCTGGTGATTTAA
- the sucC gene encoding ADP-forming succinate--CoA ligase subunit beta, protein MKLHEYEAKELFSKYGVKIPPGRVATTPEEVRKIAEEIGGPVVLKAQVVVAGRGKAGGIKVAKTPEEAYELATKMFGMNIKGLVVKKIYVTKYVEVEREMYLSLIIDRATRRYLFLASPIGGVDIEEIAKTQPEKIKRVYVDPSVGLRDYHVRSIVLWLGFKPETPQWRQASSIVQAMYNIMVDYDAELVESNPLAVTREGDVIPLDARVIVDDNALYKHPELEKALEEDPRDVSEFEMYAKKIGFHYVELDGDVGIIGNGAGLTMATMDLVYHFGGRPANFLDIGGGASRDVVKEALKVLLRHPRVKVIFMNIFGGITRADEVAAGVEAALAEEGGTKKKIVVRMKGTNEELGRQMLAKLGIPLYENAEEAAQKAVELARA, encoded by the coding sequence ATGAAGCTTCACGAATATGAGGCTAAGGAGCTTTTTTCTAAATACGGCGTCAAGATCCCGCCTGGGAGGGTGGCGACTACGCCGGAGGAGGTTCGGAAGATCGCAGAGGAGATCGGCGGCCCGGTGGTACTGAAGGCGCAGGTGGTGGTAGCTGGCCGGGGCAAGGCGGGGGGTATAAAAGTTGCGAAAACGCCGGAGGAGGCCTACGAGCTCGCCACAAAGATGTTCGGCATGAATATTAAGGGGCTAGTCGTGAAGAAGATCTACGTGACTAAGTATGTCGAGGTGGAGCGAGAGATGTACCTCTCGCTGATTATTGACAGGGCTACGCGGAGGTACTTATTCCTCGCATCCCCCATAGGCGGGGTGGATATTGAGGAGATTGCGAAGACACAGCCGGAGAAAATAAAGCGCGTCTACGTCGACCCATCGGTGGGGCTTAGGGATTACCACGTCCGTTCTATTGTCCTGTGGCTCGGCTTTAAGCCGGAGACGCCACAGTGGCGGCAGGCGTCGTCTATAGTACAGGCGATGTACAACATAATGGTTGACTACGATGCGGAGCTCGTAGAGTCCAACCCCCTGGCCGTCACAAGGGAGGGGGATGTCATTCCCCTAGACGCCAGGGTAATAGTCGACGACAACGCCTTGTATAAACACCCCGAGCTGGAAAAGGCGCTGGAGGAGGACCCCCGCGACGTCTCCGAGTTCGAGATGTACGCAAAGAAGATCGGCTTCCACTACGTCGAGCTCGACGGCGACGTGGGAATAATCGGAAACGGCGCCGGGCTGACCATGGCTACCATGGACTTGGTCTACCACTTCGGGGGGAGACCTGCCAATTTCTTAGACATCGGCGGCGGGGCATCGCGCGATGTTGTTAAAGAGGCGTTAAAGGTGCTTCTGAGACACCCCCGGGTGAAGGTTATTTTTATGAATATATTCGGCGGCATTACTAGGGCAGACGAGGTTGCGGCCGGCGTAGAGGCGGCGTTGGCCGAGGAGGGTGGGACGAAAAAGAAGATCGTTGTGAGGATGAAAGGCACCAACGAGGAGCTGGGGAGGCAGATGTTGGCCAAGTTAGGTATACCGCTATATGAAAACGCCGAGGAGGCCGCACAAAAAGCAGTAGAGTTAGCGAGGGCATGA
- the sucD gene encoding succinate--CoA ligase subunit alpha → MTVLVGPNTKVVVQGITGREGSFHTQRMLEYGTKVVAGVTPGKGGTTVHGVPVYDTVEEAVRRHGANASVIFVPARFAANAVLEAVDAGVELVVVITEHIPVHETLRAVNYARSRGVTVIGPNCPGLVAPPVRTKLGIMPNNIYQTPGKIAVVSRSGTLTYEISYQLVRAGFGINIAIGVGGDPVVGLDLAEAALRVAQDPDVEGIVVIGEVGGDAEERLAKMYAEGAINKPMVAYVAGRTAPPGKRMGHAGAIVMLGSGDAKSKIEAFRAVGIPVAETPFEVPQLMARQLKR, encoded by the coding sequence ATGACAGTCCTTGTGGGCCCCAACACCAAGGTCGTAGTGCAGGGAATAACCGGCAGAGAGGGTAGCTTCCACACCCAGCGGATGCTGGAATACGGCACAAAGGTCGTGGCGGGGGTGACTCCGGGAAAGGGCGGCACCACAGTACACGGAGTGCCTGTGTACGACACGGTGGAGGAAGCTGTCCGTAGACACGGGGCTAATGCCTCTGTGATATTTGTCCCGGCGCGTTTTGCGGCAAACGCCGTACTAGAGGCCGTGGACGCCGGCGTCGAGCTAGTTGTGGTAATAACGGAGCATATCCCCGTGCACGAGACTCTCCGCGCAGTTAACTACGCAAGGTCTAGAGGCGTTACGGTAATAGGGCCTAACTGTCCTGGCCTCGTGGCGCCACCTGTTAGAACCAAGCTGGGGATTATGCCAAATAACATATACCAAACTCCTGGCAAAATAGCTGTCGTGAGCCGCTCGGGTACTTTGACATATGAAATCTCCTACCAGCTGGTGAGGGCTGGGTTCGGCATTAACATTGCAATAGGCGTAGGGGGCGACCCAGTTGTTGGGCTGGACTTGGCCGAGGCGGCTCTGAGAGTAGCCCAAGACCCCGACGTGGAGGGGATTGTCGTCATTGGGGAGGTGGGAGGCGATGCCGAGGAGAGGTTGGCCAAGATGTACGCTGAAGGCGCCATTAATAAGCCGATGGTGGCCTACGTTGCCGGCAGGACGGCGCCGCCGGGGAAGCGCATGGGCCACGCCGGCGCCATCGTCATGCTAGGCTCCGGCGACGCCAAGAGCAAAATCGAGGCGTTTAGAGCAGTCGGCATACCGGTGGCGGAGACTCCGTTTGAGGTGCCGCAGCTCATGGCGCGCCAGTTGAAGAGGTAG
- a CDS encoding PLP-dependent aminotransferase family protein, which yields MEIGQLLSSRTRYMSASEIRELLKWATADVISFGGGMPDPSTFPVEDIAKIASYVLEAYPHKALQYGPTEGVYELREEIAKFSESFRGIKTRAENIIITVGSQEALELLGRVFINPGDVVITENPTYLAALQAWRVYEPRLVGIPMDESGMVVEILEERVKQLKAEGARIKFIYTIPTAQNPTGLTMSQDRRKYLLEVAERYDLLVVEDDPYSYFLFEPIQVSPIKALDKSDRVIYLSTASKIFAPGLRLGWVIASEEVIRWFNLAKQSLNLNTSNLVQYMFLEGLRRNVVLKNLPNVRDLYKRKRDAMLAALETYMPQGVSWTRPSGGMFIWVTAPPQIDTRELLKVAVTQYKVAFVPGHGFFVDQSVRNAMRLNFTYPTFEQINEGIRRLALALRGA from the coding sequence ATGGAGATAGGACAACTCCTCTCGTCCCGCACGCGCTACATGTCCGCGAGCGAGATTAGAGAACTGTTAAAGTGGGCGACGGCGGACGTCATCTCCTTCGGCGGCGGCATGCCTGACCCCTCCACCTTCCCCGTGGAGGACATCGCGAAGATCGCGTCCTACGTGCTGGAGGCCTACCCCCACAAGGCGCTCCAGTACGGTCCTACTGAAGGGGTTTACGAACTACGCGAAGAAATTGCAAAATTCAGCGAATCTTTCAGAGGGATTAAGACCCGTGCAGAGAATATTATAATCACTGTGGGTAGCCAGGAAGCTTTGGAGCTGTTGGGCAGGGTGTTCATCAACCCTGGGGACGTAGTAATTACGGAGAACCCCACATATCTCGCCGCTTTGCAGGCGTGGCGGGTCTACGAGCCTAGGCTTGTGGGTATTCCCATGGACGAAAGCGGCATGGTCGTGGAGATCCTGGAGGAGAGGGTTAAGCAACTCAAGGCGGAGGGGGCCCGCATCAAATTCATATACACAATACCGACAGCGCAGAACCCCACCGGCCTCACGATGTCGCAGGACAGAAGGAAGTACCTCCTGGAGGTGGCTGAGAGGTACGATCTCCTCGTGGTGGAGGATGACCCCTATTCCTACTTCCTCTTCGAGCCTATCCAGGTCTCCCCTATAAAGGCCCTCGACAAGTCGGATAGGGTCATATACCTCTCCACCGCTTCTAAGATCTTCGCGCCGGGCTTACGCCTAGGCTGGGTTATTGCCAGCGAGGAGGTGATCAGGTGGTTTAACCTAGCGAAGCAGTCTCTTAACCTGAACACCTCTAATCTAGTGCAGTACATGTTCCTTGAGGGGCTGAGGCGTAATGTTGTGCTTAAGAATTTGCCCAACGTGAGGGATCTCTACAAGCGGAAGAGAGATGCAATGCTGGCGGCGCTGGAGACATACATGCCGCAGGGGGTCAGCTGGACGAGGCCCTCCGGCGGGATGTTCATCTGGGTGACGGCGCCGCCTCAAATCGACACTAGAGAGCTGTTGAAGGTCGCTGTGACGCAGTACAAGGTGGCCTTCGTGCCGGGCCACGGCTTCTTTGTTGACCAGTCAGTTAGAAACGCCATGAGGCTGAACTTCACGTATCCCACCTTTGAGCAGATAAATGAAGGGATCCGCCGCCTCGCCTTGGCGCTCCGGGGCGCATGA
- the ilvA gene encoding threonine ammonia-lyase has product MILLEEATAIIKEEQKRGRIHRTPLLRSESLSRLAGGDVFLKLEALQKTGSFKIRGAYFAMHKYIQEGYREFITASSGNHAQGVAYAAQLHGVKATVVMPESTPWLKVKKTQDYGATVILHGESYYEAELKARELLRDGVKFLHAYNDWFVISGQSTLGVEIIEDLQDVDLVVVPVGGGGLISGVAYAVKQRRPSAKVIGVQASGAPSVYLSLKEGRPVVIERVDTIADGIAVKRPGDITLKLIQEYVDDVVLVDDNEIVDAIFLLMERTRVVAEGAGAAAVAALMSGKVKAEGRRAVAVVSGGNIDAPILMRVLMKALARQRRIVKLVGEVPDRPGMLAKASSILASRQVNILEVYHERYDPEQRPNYVRLSFVVEIPATLDLSKVIEELEKAGFYFKVLD; this is encoded by the coding sequence ATGATTCTTCTGGAGGAGGCAACTGCTATTATTAAAGAAGAGCAGAAAAGAGGGCGGATACACAGAACTCCCCTGCTTAGGTCTGAGTCGCTTTCCAGGCTGGCGGGGGGCGACGTCTTTCTGAAGCTGGAGGCCTTGCAGAAGACTGGCAGTTTCAAGATTAGAGGGGCCTACTTCGCCATGCACAAGTACATACAGGAGGGGTACAGAGAGTTTATCACAGCCTCGTCGGGTAACCACGCCCAAGGGGTTGCCTACGCCGCACAGCTCCACGGCGTCAAGGCCACTGTGGTAATGCCCGAGTCCACACCTTGGCTGAAGGTAAAGAAGACTCAGGACTACGGCGCCACTGTGATTCTGCACGGCGAGAGTTACTACGAGGCGGAGCTTAAGGCCAGAGAGCTGTTGAGAGACGGCGTTAAGTTCCTACATGCTTACAACGACTGGTTCGTGATATCGGGCCAGTCCACCCTCGGCGTGGAGATAATTGAGGATCTCCAAGACGTCGACTTGGTAGTAGTGCCGGTGGGGGGCGGCGGGCTGATCTCCGGCGTAGCCTATGCGGTGAAGCAGAGGCGGCCCAGCGCCAAAGTGATAGGGGTCCAGGCCAGCGGAGCGCCCTCTGTCTATCTGTCGTTGAAGGAGGGGCGGCCAGTCGTTATCGAGCGGGTAGATACCATAGCAGACGGTATTGCCGTGAAGAGGCCGGGTGACATAACGCTTAAGCTTATCCAGGAGTACGTAGACGACGTTGTGTTGGTAGACGATAACGAGATTGTTGACGCTATCTTTCTCCTAATGGAGAGGACTAGAGTGGTGGCTGAGGGGGCGGGCGCAGCGGCGGTGGCGGCCCTGATGTCTGGGAAGGTAAAGGCTGAGGGGCGGCGGGCCGTTGCCGTGGTCTCCGGTGGGAACATAGACGCCCCGATTTTGATGAGGGTGTTAATGAAGGCGTTGGCTAGGCAGAGGCGGATTGTGAAACTAGTAGGCGAAGTTCCGGACCGGCCGGGTATGTTGGCAAAGGCGTCTTCTATCTTGGCGTCGCGCCAGGTTAACATCCTCGAGGTTTACCACGAGCGCTACGACCCGGAACAGAGGCCTAACTACGTCCGCCTGTCTTTTGTAGTGGAGATACCGGCTACGCTGGACTTGTCAAAGGTGATAGAAGAGCTCGAGAAGGCCGGGTTCTACTTCAAGGTGTTAGACTAA
- the alaXM gene encoding alanyl-tRNA editing protein AlaXM — MRTKLLYQEDSYLKEAEATVLEISGNEVVLDKTVFHDGAGGVAADSGYIVYGGERYSAIAAHKGGEVVHVLDRAPSFKPGDVVVGVVHWEKRYRKMRLHTAAHILSAVLYNRHGALITGGDITHEYARDDFNVEGDMATVRKIFEEAVAEVNEIAARGIEVKVYWLPREEALKIPGVVKLAEKMPPDIPTLRIVEIPGVDIQADGGPHVRNTKEIGTVKILKVENRGKGKKRLYYTVE; from the coding sequence ATGAGGACTAAGTTGTTGTACCAGGAGGATTCTTACTTGAAAGAGGCCGAGGCTACTGTGCTGGAGATATCCGGCAACGAGGTGGTGCTGGACAAGACCGTGTTCCACGACGGCGCAGGCGGCGTGGCGGCGGATAGCGGCTACATCGTCTACGGAGGCGAGAGGTACTCCGCCATCGCCGCGCACAAGGGCGGCGAGGTCGTACATGTTCTTGACAGAGCCCCCAGCTTCAAGCCAGGGGACGTTGTGGTAGGAGTGGTGCACTGGGAGAAGCGGTATAGGAAAATGAGGCTCCACACGGCAGCGCACATACTATCCGCCGTTTTGTACAACAGGCACGGGGCATTGATCACCGGGGGCGATATCACGCACGAGTATGCGCGGGACGACTTCAATGTGGAGGGGGACATGGCGACTGTTAGGAAAATTTTCGAAGAGGCTGTGGCTGAGGTTAACGAAATTGCCGCAAGGGGGATCGAGGTGAAGGTATACTGGCTCCCGCGGGAGGAGGCGCTGAAAATACCAGGGGTTGTTAAGCTAGCGGAGAAGATGCCGCCAGACATCCCAACTCTGCGTATTGTAGAAATACCGGGTGTAGACATCCAGGCAGATGGAGGGCCACATGTTCGGAACACAAAGGAGATTGGCACGGTGAAAATTCTGAAAGTGGAAAACAGAGGCAAGGGCAAGAAGAGGTTGTACTACACAGTGGAGTAG
- a CDS encoding cation:proton antiporter: MDLGVLSLAVALGVFFAYLVDRLGYPPLLGFLAAGFIAGSVLRLSVPDILLQMLIALVAFEAGRQLGSGSLSPAAFFAVILEAAFVAGLSISVFRLMGFSLREALIVAVMLLSSSSLLVLKFTEGLPPEARNVAISLTTLEDTVLFIALSLLVGKATFETLPVQLVMVTGIGALSLGVFTWASRYIVGKEYAIPFALAAAFSLVYVVQYFNVASPYLGAFLAGFAFSRTDTYGVHNREAAALSNLIFYAYMFAIGASLPTHQINPWLIVIGLFLALVAMLIRGVAVFFGSLFMLGNPRTSARIAVSTAHISELSISVPVIAYSHGFVESPEFVLALSTVPIMSLVLAPIVWRRHDVIEDYVARRVRELRTTVAYEKLYKVVTHAFITAVKLVVILVVLAVAFAYLGWLSLVAVALSSVFLVRYSRQIYKDLLIALRELEGARYASAAVLLATFSLAIYVVLVLVGAYVEAHIYVVSAIVTVLAFLIYEIYSELHKERARRFNSSTTNL; the protein is encoded by the coding sequence GTGGACCTCGGCGTTTTGTCTCTGGCAGTTGCCCTTGGCGTTTTTTTCGCCTATCTCGTAGACAGGCTGGGATATCCCCCCCTCTTGGGCTTCCTGGCCGCCGGCTTTATCGCCGGTAGCGTGTTGCGCCTTTCAGTCCCAGACATTCTTCTTCAGATGCTTATCGCCTTGGTGGCTTTTGAGGCGGGGAGACAGCTCGGGAGCGGTAGCTTGTCTCCCGCGGCTTTTTTCGCTGTGATTCTCGAGGCGGCCTTCGTGGCCGGCTTGTCGATTTCTGTATTTAGGCTTATGGGCTTCTCTCTGAGGGAGGCTCTCATTGTCGCCGTAATGTTACTCAGCTCCTCCAGCCTGCTGGTATTGAAGTTCACCGAAGGACTCCCACCCGAGGCGAGAAACGTCGCGATTTCCCTCACCACGCTGGAAGATACCGTGCTTTTTATAGCCCTCAGCCTGCTCGTAGGCAAGGCCACATTTGAAACTCTACCTGTGCAGTTGGTGATGGTGACGGGGATAGGCGCCTTGTCACTCGGCGTGTTTACGTGGGCGAGTAGATATATAGTTGGGAAGGAGTACGCCATCCCTTTCGCTCTCGCCGCTGCCTTCAGCTTGGTCTACGTGGTGCAATACTTCAACGTGGCCTCGCCTTATCTGGGCGCTTTTCTTGCCGGTTTTGCGTTTTCTAGGACGGATACGTACGGCGTGCACAACAGAGAGGCGGCGGCCCTTTCTAATCTGATTTTCTACGCGTATATGTTCGCCATAGGTGCATCCCTCCCAACGCATCAGATAAATCCGTGGCTGATTGTGATTGGGCTATTCCTGGCTCTCGTGGCTATGCTCATTAGAGGAGTTGCTGTTTTCTTTGGTTCGTTATTCATGTTGGGAAATCCACGAACATCGGCCCGCATCGCCGTCTCTACTGCACACATCTCCGAGCTGTCTATATCAGTTCCGGTAATAGCCTACAGCCACGGCTTTGTGGAAAGCCCTGAATTTGTCCTCGCCCTCTCCACTGTACCGATTATGTCACTTGTGCTGGCTCCTATTGTGTGGAGACGACACGATGTAATTGAGGACTACGTGGCTAGAAGGGTTAGGGAGCTGAGGACTACTGTTGCCTATGAGAAACTTTACAAAGTAGTTACGCACGCCTTTATTACCGCAGTAAAGCTTGTGGTGATCCTCGTTGTGTTGGCCGTGGCGTTTGCGTATTTAGGCTGGCTGTCTCTGGTAGCCGTGGCGTTGTCGTCTGTATTTCTGGTGAGGTATTCTAGGCAGATCTACAAAGACCTGTTAATAGCGCTAAGAGAGCTGGAGGGGGCGCGGTATGCAAGCGCGGCGGTCCTCTTGGCAACTTTCTCCTTGGCGATCTACGTGGTGCTAGTACTAGTGGGGGCGTATGTCGAGGCACACATATACGTGGTGTCTGCCATAGTGACTGTTTTAGCCTTCTTGATTTACGAGATCTATTCGGAGCTACACAAAGAGCGAGCGAGGCGGTTCAACTCCTCGACTACTAACTTGTAG
- a CDS encoding HD domain-containing protein — protein MEQEYKYEVGVKLIEKTLPESDKVRKVWELLTTDVEVQAYLKMSNVFAVQRLRYNDHGPIHSRIVAGSALAIYKILTEKGFKPSVVADGVGDWEDSIIVTLMGAYLHDIGNSVHRTHHPIYSAMLTDRIAEKILSKIYGISEKAYMLKQEVMHAVFCHDEAYNCLTFEAACAKIADGTDMSSGRARYPYRAGKNDIHALSALSIERVELSPNGAKPLTINVYMSNETGIFQIDTVLGQKIATSGLAPYVEVRAYVKGKLFAVRSFETTHVIRQS, from the coding sequence GTGGAGCAGGAGTACAAATACGAGGTTGGCGTTAAGCTAATAGAGAAGACTCTCCCCGAGAGCGATAAGGTGAGGAAGGTGTGGGAGCTTCTAACTACAGATGTGGAGGTGCAAGCGTATCTAAAAATGTCCAACGTCTTCGCGGTGCAGAGGCTGAGGTACAATGACCACGGCCCAATCCACTCGAGAATTGTAGCCGGGAGCGCCTTGGCTATCTACAAAATACTCACGGAGAAGGGCTTTAAGCCCAGCGTAGTTGCCGACGGCGTGGGCGACTGGGAAGATTCAATAATTGTAACGCTGATGGGGGCCTACCTCCACGACATCGGCAACTCGGTGCACCGCACCCACCACCCTATATACTCGGCAATGCTGACAGACCGAATAGCGGAGAAGATCTTGTCTAAAATATATGGGATCTCAGAGAAGGCGTATATGCTGAAGCAGGAAGTAATGCACGCAGTTTTCTGCCACGACGAGGCCTACAACTGTCTTACCTTCGAAGCGGCATGCGCCAAGATTGCAGACGGCACAGACATGAGCAGCGGGCGGGCCCGCTACCCCTACCGCGCAGGGAAGAACGACATACACGCCTTAAGCGCCCTATCTATAGAGAGAGTAGAGCTCTCTCCCAACGGCGCCAAACCCCTTACCATAAACGTCTACATGTCTAACGAGACGGGTATATTCCAGATAGACACAGTGCTGGGCCAGAAAATAGCCACCTCCGGCCTGGCGCCCTACGTCGAGGTGAGGGCCTACGTCAAGGGGAAGTTATTCGCGGTAAGAAGCTTCGAGACCACCCACGTAATTAGGCAATCTTGA
- the cutA gene encoding divalent-cation tolerance protein CutA: MYITVFITAPDKESGKKIARHILEKRLAACVNMTPVSSMYWWEGKLEESDEVLLIAKTTTDKLEELVKEAKAVHPYQVPEIIAVPIVGGYKEYLGWVERETHA, translated from the coding sequence ATGTACATAACAGTGTTTATCACAGCCCCTGATAAGGAAAGCGGTAAGAAGATCGCCAGGCACATCCTCGAAAAGAGGCTCGCCGCTTGTGTCAACATGACGCCGGTGAGCTCAATGTACTGGTGGGAAGGCAAGCTCGAGGAGTCAGACGAGGTACTCCTCATTGCGAAGACCACAACTGACAAGCTGGAGGAGCTCGTGAAGGAGGCTAAGGCAGTGCACCCCTACCAAGTGCCTGAAATAATCGCAGTGCCCATCGTGGGGGGTTACAAGGAGTATTTAGGCTGGGTGGAGCGGGAGACCCATGCCTAG